The following proteins are co-located in the Vigna unguiculata cultivar IT97K-499-35 chromosome 9, ASM411807v1, whole genome shotgun sequence genome:
- the LOC114163038 gene encoding glycosyltransferase family 92 protein At1g27200: MRRRPRTTFIVSILSIITFASFSLYLSRNAISTWQPYSDIPKTKAINAFLLHTTTTTTTTTTNNNKNVVESNSNNNNELTRQTRRVSSVKDSLSTVSVLIPDWEILVIVVINTPFSPSNQYYCLFPNKARSLARFSGVLPFTNRSTFKCDLPESVRRHRLFSQPTLVTGTSETELPKPMPQLIKWNFLVFESFSTENDIVVFAKGVNHRNGYDRSPEELRCVFDFGNGVHSAVTSSVQEVFRCPHPDFEPVLDSYYGLPNRIGISLEIVAENIVVPSVAYYSPRSNPKRNAVAAVQGHPVEAQPKYELCACTMVYNVAKFLREWVMYHSKVGVDNFLLYDNGSDDDLYSLIRELRQEGYNISTVFWIWPKTQEAGFSHSVVYSKSKGLCKWIMYVDVDEFVFSPSWVHESNPSLKSLLPQNQTLEEGRKNKVGQVSMKCLEFGPSGRGRHPEEGVTQGYTCRMRTEQRHKSMVLVDAVDPSLRNVIHHFEVNEKEGFVSKPVSLEQGLVNHYKYQAWDEFKNKFRRRVSAYVVDWKQELNPTSKDRTPGLGFKPIEPNDWTHRFCEVRDLRLKFLTRKWFRLLTPNGYTMAWQNLR; the protein is encoded by the coding sequence ATGCGACGGAGACCCCGCACCACCTTCATTGTCTCCATACTCTCCATTATCACCTTCGCTTCCTTCTCACTTTACCTCTCTCGCAATGCCATTTCCACTTGGCAACCTTACTCCGACATCCCAAAAACAAAAGCCATCAACGCATTCCTTCTtcacaccaccaccaccacaaccactaccaccaccaacaacaacaagaatGTCGTCGAGAGTAACAGTAACAACAATAACGAACTCACCCGCCAAACACGTCGTGTTTCCTCCGTCAAGGACTCCTTATCCACCGTCTCCGTTCTCATCCCCGATTGGGAGATTCTCGTCATCGTCGTCATAAACACGCCTTTCTCCCCCTCCAATCAATACTATTGCCTCTTCCCCAACAAGGCAAGGTCTTTGGCCAGATTCTCCGGCGTCTTACCGTTCACCAACCGCTCCACCTTCAAGTGCGACCTGCCGGAATCCGTCCGGCGGCACCGCTTGTTCTCCCAGCCCACCCTTGTGACGGGTACATCGGAGACGGAGTTGCCGAAACCCATGCCTCAACTCATCAAGTGGAACTTTCTCGTGTTCGAGTCTTTCTCCACGGAAAATGATATTGTGGTGTTCGCCAAAGGGGTCAACCATCGCAACGGATACGACAGGTCTCCGGAGGAACTCCGCTGCGTGTTTGACTTTGGAAACGGAGTTCACAGCGCCGTCACGAGCTCCGTCCAGGAAGTGTTTCGTTGCCCCCACCCAGACTTTGAGCCGGTGTTAGATTCTTACTATGGGTTACCCAACAGAATCGGAATCTCCCTTGAGATCGTTGCGGAAAACATCGTTGTCCCTTCGGTAGCTTATTACAGTCCTAGGTCTAACCCCAAGCGAAACGCCGTCGCCGCTGTACAAGGACACCCGGTGGAGGCACAACCCAAATATGAGCTATGTGCATGCACCATGGTCTATAACGTGGCGAAATTTTTACGAGAATGGGTTATGTATCATTCGAAAGTTGGTGTGGATAATTTCCTCTTATACGACAACGGAAGCGACGATGATTTGTATAGTTTGATCAGGGAGCTCCGACAAGAAGGGTACAACATCAGCACTGTGTTTTGGATCTGGCCGAAGACTCAAGAAGCCGGGTTTTCCCACAGTGTTGTGTACTCCAAATCAAAGGGACTGTGTAAATGGATCATGTACGTGGATGTTGACGAGTTCGTGTTTTCTCCCTCTTGGGTACATGAAAGCAACCCTTCGTTAAAATCGTTGCTGCCACAGAACCAGACATTagaagaaggaagaaagaaCAAGGTGGGACAAGTGTCGATGAAGTGTTTGGAATTTGGACCTTCTGGTCGAGGAAGACACCCGGAGGAAGGTGTGACGCAGGGGTACACGTGTCGTATGAGGACGGAGCAGAGGCACAAATCGATGGTGTTGGTGGATGCGGTGGACCCCAGTTTGCGGAACGTGATACACCATTTTGAGGTGAACGAAAAGGAAGGGTTCGTGTCGAAGCCGGTTAGCTTGGAACAGGGTTTGGTGAATCACTACAAGTACCAAGCTTGGGATGAGTTCAAGAACAAGTTCCGAAGGAGGGTTTCTGCTTATGTCGTCGATTGGAAACAAGAGTTGAACCCAACCTCGAAGGATAGAACTCCTGGGTTGGGATTCAAACCCATTGAACCCAATGATTGGACACACAGATTCTGCGAGGTTAGGGACCTGAGGTTGAAATTCTTGACCCGAAAATGGTTTCGGTTGCTCACGCCCAACGGCTACACAATGGCATGGCAAAACTTACGATGA
- the LOC114164087 gene encoding probable serine/threonine-protein kinase PBL21: MSCFSCFVSRRKDVRRVEIDNGTRSATAASSEGERKRESSEAKGKSVSSGKGSTAAASFGFRELAAATRGFKEVNLIGEGGFGRVYKGRLSTGELVAVKQLSHDGRQGFQEFVTEVLMLSLLHHSNLVKLIGYCTDGDQRLLVYEYMPMGSLEDHLFDPTQDKEPLSWSSRMKIAVGAARGLEYLHCKADPPVIYRDLKSANILLDNEFNPKLSDFGLAKLGPVGDNTHVSTRVMGTYGYCAPEYAMSGKLTLKSDIYSFGVVLLELITGRRAIDATRKPGEQNLVSWSRPYFSDRRKFVHMVDPLLQGNFPLRCLHQAIAITAMCLQEQPKFRPLIGDIVVALEYLASQSITEVHRYGGRSSPQQPSSEIDRN; the protein is encoded by the exons ATGAGTTGTTTTTCGTGCTTTGTTTCTCGCCGGAAAGATGTGAGGAGGGTTGAAATTGACAATGGCACTCGATCTGCTACAGCTGCATCCTCAG AGGGTGAAAGGAAGAGAGAATCCTCAGAGGCAAAGGGGAAGAGTGTGAGTAGTGGTAAAGGAAGTACTGCAGCGGCTAGTTTTGGTTTTCGCGAACTAGCTGCGGCGACGAGGGGTTTCAAGGAAGTGAACTTAATTGGGGAAGGTGGTTTTGGAAGGGTTTACAAGGGTCGACTTTCAACGGGCGAG CTTGTTGCCGTGAAACAATTGAGTCATGATGGTCGACAAGGTTTTCAGGAATTTGTGACGGAGGTACTTATGTTGAGCCTGCTGCACCATTCTAATCTTGTGAAGTTAATCGGCTACTGCACGGATGGAGATCAGAGGCTTTTGGTTTATGAGTACATGCCCATGGGTTCACTGGAAGATCATCTTTTTG ATCCGACCCAAGACAAAGAACCCCTAAGTTGGAGTTCTCGAATGAAGATTGCTGTTGGAGCTGCTCGTGGCCTCGAGTATCTCCATTGTAAAGCAGATCCACCTGTTATTTACAGAGACTTGAAATCTGCTAACATCTTGTTAGATAATGAATTCAACCCAAAACTATCAGATTTTGGGCTTGCTAAACTTGGACCTGTTGGAGACAATACCCATGTTTCAACCAGAGTGATGGGAACATATGGCTACTGTGCGCCTGAGTATGCCATGAGTGGCAAATTAACTCTTAAATCTGATATCTACAGCTTTGGTGTGGTTTTGTTGGAGTTGATCACTGGACGTAGAGCAATAGATGCCACTAGAAAGCCAGGAGAGCAGAACTTGGTTTCGTGG TCTCGTCCATATTTTAGTGACCGGAGAAAGTTTGTGCATATGGTTGACCCTCTTTTACAAGGCAACTTCCCCTTGCGCTGTTTGCATCAGGCAATTGCTATAACTGCTATGTGTCTCCAGGAGCAACCAAAATTCCGTCCACTTATTGGTGATATTGTTGTTGCACTGGAATACCTAGCTTCTCAGAGTATTACTGAAGTGCATAGATATGGTGGGCGCAGCTCACCACAACAACCATCATCTGAAATCGACAGAAATTAA
- the LOC114164185 gene encoding uncharacterized protein LOC114164185: MGEVSETMTKKKKKGRPSLLDLQKRSLKKEQQQNHHHNHRQNNPNSTNSHSKNTNVAATHDDDDDERKEKKHKLLVGLNSHLQHPTLFPNSQPVNSDPKRRKIDPLHNHQTDGKVPKATDSKHGSQGESGPTTPLPDKKLLLFILDRLQKKDTHGVFSEPVDPEELPDYHDIIKHPMDFGTVRKKLDEGLYTDLEDFEKDVFLICSNAMQYNSSDTIYHRQARAMQDIARKDFENLRQDSDDSEPQPKVVQRGRPPGKPSRKSLGMPPAERVGPESSSDATLASGGDIASGSNGYNLRKGPSKFQPTDSSTRAYNNTFNSGGYSGWPEWENEFPASVVKAVLRYGKKQFAVDETRRDSYKIPVTSGNEGPLLTTVEDEVKQLLAVGIHMKHSYARSLAHFAADLGPVVWKIAASKISSVLPTGHEFGPGWVSEEDGSQKQHFPVCDEGRTSDPPVVEDCKSRFSSPSGSLLPLANRPCLQSVDMVINNYQKELNPAINIAGGSESITPVKIQQESMPHSDDIGSHDWLGYNFSPQMKMVKLADLTGSPSAGVAPPMDPISNRIAQTNTNPSLMGQYGSKSSQLESGNLLARESVFEPRSWSQGIAGKSSWQGLEVPTKQKSFALSNDLNGRIGTTNSPSSSNVEAGSQLQPNLALQL; this comes from the exons ATGGGCGAGGTATCTGAAACGatgacgaagaagaagaagaagggacGACCCTCTCTTTTGGATCTTCAAAAGCGATCTCTCAAGAAGGAACAGCAACagaaccaccaccacaaccaccgaCAAAACAACCCCAATTCCACAAATTCACACTCAAAAAACACCAACGTTGCTGCTACCCACGACGACGACGACGACGAGAGAAAGGAGAAGAAGCACAAGCTACTAGTCGGGCTCAATTCACATCTCCAACACCCGACATTATTCCCCAATTCACAGCCAGTCAATTCCGATCCCAAGAGGCGCAAGATTGACCCGCTACACAACCACCAAACG GATGGGAAGGTTCCGAAAGCGACTGACAGTAAACATG GTTCGCAGGGGGAGTCCGGTCCCACTACACCTTTGCCAGACAAAAAGCTCTTGCTGTTTATCCTTGACAGGCTTCAAAA AAAGGACACACACGGGGTGTTCTCCGAGCCTGTGGATCCTGAAGAG CTTCCTGATTATCATGACATCATTAAGCACCCGATGGATTTTGGAACTGTGAGAAAGAAATTGGATGAGGGACTGTATACCGACTTGGAAGATTTTGAG AAAGATGTGTTCTTGATTTGCTCTAATGCAATGCAATATAATTCATCAGATACCATTTACCATCGACAG gCCCGAGCCATGCAAGATATCGCAAGGAAGGACTTTGAGAATCTTAGACAAGATAGTGATGATAGTGAACCGCAGCCCAAAGTTGTGCAGAGAGGAAGGCCACCAGGCAAGCCCTCAAGAAAGTCACTGGGTATGCCTCCTGCTGAGCGCGTTGGTCCTGAATCTTCTTCTGATGCAACTCTTGCTTCTGGCGGGGACATTGCTAGTGGCTCCAACGGTTATAATCTTAGGAAAGGACCAAGCAAATTTCAGCCTACAGATTCATCTACTAGGGCCTACAACAACACTTTTAACAGTGGAGGGTATAGTGGCTGGCCTGAATGGGAGAATGAATTTCCAG CTTCTGTTGTAAAAGCTGTGTTAAGATATGGAAAGAAGCAGTTTGCAGTTGATGAGACCAGGCGCGATTCTTACAAAATACCAGTGACTTCAGGAAATGAAGGACCGCTGTTGACCACAGTTGAAGATGAAGTCAAACAGCTTCTTGCT GTAGGTATACACATGAAGCATAGTTATGCAAGAAGTCTAGCCCATTTTGCTGCAGACCTTGGTCCTGTTGTTTGGAAGATTGCTGCAAGTAAAATCAGCAGTGTTTTGCCTACAGGACATGAATTTGGTCCTGGATGGGTAAGTGAAGAAGACGGGTCACAGAAACAACACTTCCCAGTTTGTGATGAGGGTAGAACTTCAGACCCTCCCGTAGTAGAGGATTGTAAAAGTAGATTTTCTTCTCCATCTGGATCACTTCTTCCCCTTGCAAATAGACCCTGCTTGCAAAGTGTTGACATGgttataaataattatcaaaaagAATTGAATCCGGCAATCAACATTGCTGGTGGATCTGAGTCCATAACTCCTGTGAAGATTCAGCAGGAATCCATGCCGCACTCTGATGATATTGGCTCACATGATTGGTTAGGTTATAATTTTTCACCACAAATGAAGATGGTAAAACTTGCTGACCTAACTGGGTCTCCGAGTGCTGGGGTTGCTCCTCCAATGGATCCCATAAGCAACCGCATTGCGCAGACAAATACTAATCCTTCTCTTATGGGACAGTATGGGAGCAAATCAAGTCAACTAGAATCTGGTAATTTATTGGCCCGAGAATCTGTGTTTGAGCCACGAAGTTGGTCTCAAGGAATTGCTGGAAAATCATCTTGGCAGGGTTTGGAAGTTCCCACTAAACAGAAGTCTTTTGCACTTTCTAATGACTTGAATGGAAGGATTGGAACTACAAATTCACCCAGTAGTTCCAATGTGGAGGCTGGTTCTCAGTTGCAGCCTAATTTGGCATTACAGCTCtga